The Gemmatimonadales bacterium genome has a segment encoding these proteins:
- the gatA gene encoding Asp-tRNA(Asn)/Glu-tRNA(Gln) amidotransferase subunit GatA produces MTPHDLAVDTGNRLTAAAGLNAALHWSQQLLDAEAKRLEQAGPALLTGQSVAIKDNLVTHGHPTTCASRMLEGYQSPFEATAVRRVRDAGGMVAAKANLDEFAMGSSTEHSAFGRVMHPLDPALVPGGSSGGSTALVAAGVTTTALGSETGGSVRQPASFCGVVGIKPSYGRVSRFGLVAFGSSLDCISTVGRTTRDAAKLLASISGHDPFDVTTRAEPAFEVPAAMDLRGRVVGLPREYFPDDLHPGVRAGCERTIEILRASGATIREVSLPHSRFAVPAYYIINPAEAAANLARFDGVRYGIRRVGPDGDVRALYRATRGTGFGPEVRRRILIGTFVLSAGYSNQYYSRAQAVRHLIIDDFARVFAGGVDLLFTPTTPTPAFRAGEKTADPVAMYLADIFVCPASLAGIPALSLPIGRDQGLPLGGQLIAADWNESAMIGAAMTLEGAIDATAEVR; encoded by the coding sequence ATGACGCCGCACGATCTCGCTGTCGACACCGGGAACCGGCTCACCGCTGCCGCCGGGCTCAATGCGGCACTGCACTGGTCGCAGCAGCTTCTCGACGCCGAAGCGAAGCGACTGGAACAAGCGGGTCCCGCGCTGTTGACCGGGCAGTCGGTCGCGATCAAGGACAACCTGGTGACGCACGGTCATCCGACCACCTGCGCGTCGCGAATGCTCGAAGGATATCAGTCGCCGTTCGAAGCCACCGCCGTGCGGCGCGTCCGCGACGCCGGTGGAATGGTCGCAGCCAAGGCGAACCTCGACGAGTTCGCCATGGGTTCATCCACCGAGCACTCGGCCTTCGGCCGCGTGATGCATCCGCTCGATCCTGCGTTGGTTCCCGGGGGATCGAGCGGCGGATCGACTGCGCTCGTCGCCGCCGGAGTCACCACCACCGCGCTCGGATCAGAGACCGGCGGATCGGTGCGGCAGCCGGCATCCTTCTGCGGTGTCGTCGGGATCAAGCCGAGTTACGGGCGCGTCTCCCGCTTCGGGCTGGTGGCGTTCGGATCCTCGCTCGACTGCATCTCGACCGTTGGCCGCACCACGCGCGACGCGGCGAAACTCCTTGCATCGATCTCCGGGCACGATCCATTCGATGTCACGACGCGCGCGGAGCCGGCGTTCGAAGTTCCTGCCGCGATGGATCTGCGCGGACGAGTCGTCGGATTGCCCCGCGAGTATTTCCCCGACGATCTGCATCCCGGAGTGCGTGCCGGCTGCGAGCGCACCATCGAGATCCTGCGGGCGTCGGGCGCGACGATTCGCGAGGTCTCGCTGCCGCATTCGCGGTTCGCCGTGCCGGCCTATTACATCATCAATCCCGCTGAAGCCGCGGCCAACCTCGCCCGCTTCGACGGCGTCCGCTACGGCATCCGGCGCGTCGGTCCCGACGGCGACGTGCGGGCTCTCTACCGCGCGACGCGAGGCACGGGCTTCGGACCGGAAGTGCGCCGGCGCATCCTGATCGGGACCTTTGTGCTGAGTGCCGGCTATAGCAACCAATACTACAGCAGGGCGCAGGCGGTCCGGCACCTGATCATCGACGATTTTGCGCGGGTCTTCGCCGGTGGCGTCGACCTCCTCTTCACGCCGACAACGCCGACCCCGGCGTTCCGGGCGGGCGAGAAGACCGCTGATCCCGTCGCGATGTATCTGGCCGACATCTTTGTCTGTCCGGCGTCGCTGGCCGGGATCCCGGCGTTGTCGCTGCCGATCGGCCGCGACCAGGGCCTTCCGCTCGGGGGGCAGCTGATCGCAGCCGACTGGAACGAATCGGCAATGATCGGCGCCGCGATGACGCTTGAAGGCGCCATCGATGCCACGGCGGAGGTGCGGTGA
- the gatB gene encoding Asp-tRNA(Asn)/Glu-tRNA(Gln) amidotransferase subunit GatB, protein MDWETVIGLEVHVQLATRSKMFCGCATTYGAVPNTNVCPICLGLPGALPVPNAEAIRLGTVGALALGCSIHDTSIFARKNYFYPDLPKGYQISQFDRPLATGGAVAVESPDRGAITISITRLHLEEDAGKSLHDRVPGFTAVDLNRAGTPLAEIVSGPDIRSPAEARAYLATLRQLLIYAGVSDCSMEKGSLRVDANLSVRKPGAPLGTKTEVKNMNSFANVERALHAERERQIALLESGERVQQVTLTFNAANGTVKPLRVKEDSHDYRYFPDPDLPPLVLEPAWIAAQEGSLPELPAARIARYMSSYGITAYDARVLTQEPRLSLYFEKLVDEEIDPKVAANWVMGELRAQWPDLTLEPPVEAGPLSSLIRFTTQGFVSGSAAKQVFEEMVARPLETPAAIIEYRNLRQVSDNDALGAWIDAILADHPKEVERYRNGETRLIGFFVGQVMKRSAGKADPKAIQPIIVKRLAP, encoded by the coding sequence ATGGACTGGGAAACGGTCATCGGCCTCGAAGTGCACGTGCAACTCGCCACCCGGAGCAAGATGTTCTGCGGGTGCGCGACAACCTACGGCGCCGTGCCCAACACCAACGTCTGCCCGATCTGCCTCGGACTCCCCGGCGCGCTTCCGGTGCCGAACGCCGAGGCGATCCGGCTCGGCACGGTGGGGGCACTGGCGCTCGGGTGCAGCATTCATGACACCAGCATCTTCGCCCGGAAGAACTACTTCTATCCCGACCTTCCCAAGGGATATCAGATTTCGCAATTCGATCGCCCATTGGCCACCGGCGGTGCCGTCGCCGTCGAGTCTCCCGACCGCGGGGCGATCACCATCTCGATCACCCGGCTCCATCTGGAAGAGGACGCGGGAAAGTCGCTGCACGACCGGGTCCCCGGCTTCACGGCAGTCGATCTCAATCGCGCCGGCACGCCGTTGGCCGAGATTGTCAGCGGCCCCGACATCCGGTCCCCCGCCGAGGCGCGCGCGTACCTGGCGACGTTGCGGCAGCTGCTGATCTACGCCGGAGTGAGCGACTGCTCGATGGAGAAGGGATCGCTTCGCGTCGATGCCAATCTCTCGGTCCGGAAGCCCGGCGCGCCGCTCGGCACCAAGACCGAAGTCAAGAACATGAATTCGTTCGCCAACGTCGAGCGAGCGCTTCACGCCGAGCGTGAGCGGCAGATCGCCCTGCTCGAATCGGGGGAACGGGTGCAGCAGGTGACGCTGACCTTCAACGCCGCGAACGGCACGGTGAAGCCGCTCAGGGTGAAGGAGGATTCGCATGATTATCGGTACTTCCCGGATCCGGACTTGCCGCCGCTGGTGCTCGAACCCGCATGGATCGCGGCACAGGAAGGGTCGCTTCCCGAACTGCCGGCCGCTCGGATCGCCCGGTACATGAGCAGCTACGGAATCACGGCGTACGATGCGCGCGTGCTGACGCAGGAACCTAGGTTGTCACTGTACTTCGAGAAACTCGTTGACGAAGAGATCGACCCGAAGGTGGCCGCTAATTGGGTGATGGGAGAACTACGTGCACAATGGCCTGATCTCACTCTAGAACCACCAGTGGAAGCCGGTCCTCTAAGCTCACTGATTCGGTTCACCACTCAGGGATTCGTCAGTGGATCCGCGGCGAAGCAGGTCTTTGAAGAGATGGTAGCGAGGCCATTGGAAACGCCGGCTGCGATCATAGAGTACCGTAATCTTCGTCAGGTGAGTGACAACGATGCGCTCGGCGCGTGGATCGACGCCATACTCGCGGATCATCCGAAGGAAGTCGAACGATACCGCAATGGTGAGACCAGGTTGATCGGATTCTTTGTCGGACAGGTGATGAAGCGGAGTGCGGGGAAGGCCGACCCGAAGGCGATCCAGCCGATCATCGTCAAACGGCTCGCACCATGA
- a CDS encoding cysteine desulfurase-like protein codes for MTAFASVESIRAAFPALRRIVGAHPVAYFDGPGGTQVPAVVADAVTDYLLHHNANTHWAYPTSAETDAALLDARDVFASFMGSAADEISFGNNMTTITFHVARALARDWKPGDEVIVTEIDHHGNIAPWQAIARDHGIILKWLPLDTATGLLRLDELPRLLGPKTRLLAINAASNILGTISDVASAAQQAHAAGALVFVDGVHFAPHQLPDVHRLGADFLAVSAYKFHGPHVGVLWARRDLTEQLDVPRLEPAPETSPERWETGTQNHEGIVGAAAAVRWLAGLAGPGELRSQLAAAYAEIHRREMVLFARLWDGLGAIPGVTRYGLPPDRDRTATVSFTLSGVPSEQVARTLARSGCFVSHGDFYAATVARLLGCERDGLVRIGAACYTTAGEIERVLQGIEDVAAQR; via the coding sequence ATGACGGCCTTCGCGTCGGTCGAGTCGATTCGCGCCGCGTTTCCGGCGTTGCGGCGGATCGTCGGGGCGCACCCGGTCGCGTATTTCGATGGCCCCGGGGGGACCCAGGTGCCTGCGGTCGTGGCCGACGCGGTCACCGACTACCTGCTGCATCACAACGCCAACACGCACTGGGCATACCCCACCAGCGCGGAGACCGATGCCGCGCTCCTCGACGCACGCGATGTCTTCGCCTCGTTCATGGGTAGCGCGGCCGACGAGATCTCGTTCGGCAATAACATGACCACGATCACCTTCCACGTGGCGCGCGCGCTCGCGCGGGACTGGAAGCCGGGCGACGAAGTGATCGTGACGGAGATCGACCATCACGGCAACATCGCGCCGTGGCAGGCGATCGCGCGCGACCATGGCATCATCCTCAAATGGCTTCCGCTCGACACCGCGACCGGCCTGCTGCGACTCGACGAGTTGCCGCGATTGCTCGGCCCGAAGACGAGGCTCCTCGCGATCAACGCCGCGTCAAACATCCTCGGCACGATCAGCGACGTCGCCTCGGCGGCGCAGCAGGCGCATGCGGCCGGTGCGCTCGTCTTTGTCGATGGTGTGCACTTCGCGCCGCATCAGTTGCCGGATGTTCATCGGCTCGGTGCCGATTTCCTGGCGGTGTCGGCGTACAAGTTCCACGGACCGCACGTCGGAGTGCTCTGGGCGCGGCGTGATCTGACCGAACAACTCGATGTGCCGCGACTCGAGCCGGCTCCCGAGACGTCGCCCGAGCGGTGGGAGACCGGGACCCAGAATCATGAAGGCATTGTCGGGGCCGCCGCCGCGGTGCGGTGGCTCGCGGGATTGGCGGGTCCGGGCGAACTGCGGTCGCAGCTTGCCGCGGCCTATGCCGAAATCCATCGGCGCGAAATGGTCCTCTTCGCGAGGCTTTGGGATGGCCTTGGAGCGATCCCCGGCGTCACGCGCTACGGCCTGCCTCCGGATCGTGATCGAACGGCGACGGTGTCGTTCACGCTCAGTGGAGTACCATCGGAGCAGGTCGCCCGCACGTTGGCTCGATCGGGGTGCTTCGTATCGCACGGGGACTTCTACGCGGCGACGGTCGCCAGGCTGCTCGGTTGCGAGCGGGACGGCCTGGTGCGCATCGGTGCGGCGTGCTACACCACGGCGGGCGAGATCGAGCGCGTGTTGCAGGGAATCGAGGACGTGGCTGCCCAGCGGTGA
- a CDS encoding VOC family protein, which yields MASVQVRYIVHDVDAAIAFYTEHLGFTLVMHPAPPFAMLTRGDLRLVLSAPNPSGGGGQPMPDGRIPAPGGWNRFAIQVDDLAAIVANLRDQRVHFRNDIVTGVGGKQVLLDDPSGNPVELFEPTRPEARLGGTT from the coding sequence ATGGCTTCGGTACAGGTCCGCTACATCGTGCACGACGTGGACGCGGCGATCGCGTTCTACACCGAACACCTCGGCTTCACGCTGGTGATGCACCCCGCACCGCCATTCGCGATGCTCACACGCGGCGATCTCCGGCTGGTGCTGAGTGCGCCGAATCCATCCGGCGGTGGCGGGCAGCCGATGCCTGACGGCAGGATTCCCGCTCCCGGCGGCTGGAATCGTTTCGCGATTCAGGTCGACGATCTTGCCGCGATCGTCGCGAACCTTCGCGACCAGCGCGTGCATTTCCGCAACGACATCGTGACCGGCGTCGGCGGCAAGCAGGTCCTGCTCGACGATCCCTCGGGAAATCCGGTCGAACTCTTCGAGCCGACTCGTCCCGAGGCCCGACTCGGCGGGACGACGTGA
- a CDS encoding isoprenylcysteine carboxylmethyltransferase family protein — MSGFTLGAAVGLTWLAWLIYWYASARNLKPERWHESLLSGLGHRVPLILAAIMMSSPSVLPAAARARFVPVSVVVDVVGVLLLVAGLGFSIVAKRQLGANWSAAVTVKEHHSLIRTGPYRFVRHPIYTGIVVAFAGSALVIGEWRCIVAVILVYAAFIYKSRIEERRMQENFPEYRDYREHTSAIIPFLY, encoded by the coding sequence GTGAGCGGATTCACCCTCGGAGCGGCCGTCGGGCTGACATGGCTCGCGTGGCTGATCTACTGGTATGCATCTGCGCGAAACCTCAAGCCGGAGCGTTGGCATGAGTCGCTCCTCTCCGGATTGGGTCACCGTGTTCCACTGATCCTGGCTGCGATCATGATGTCGTCGCCGAGTGTTCTTCCCGCTGCGGCGCGCGCGCGCTTCGTACCAGTGAGCGTCGTGGTCGACGTCGTTGGCGTGCTGCTCCTGGTGGCCGGGCTGGGATTCTCTATTGTGGCCAAGCGGCAGCTGGGAGCCAATTGGAGCGCTGCTGTCACCGTGAAGGAGCATCACTCGCTGATCCGCACCGGTCCGTACCGGTTTGTCCGGCACCCGATCTACACCGGAATTGTCGTGGCCTTTGCGGGATCGGCGCTGGTGATTGGCGAGTGGCGGTGCATTGTGGCGGTGATTCTGGTGTACGCCGCGTTCATCTACAAGAGCCGGATCGAGGAGCGGCGGATGCAGGAAAACTTTCCTGAATACCGCGACTATCGCGAGCACACCTCCGCCATCATTCCGTTTCTCTACTGA
- a CDS encoding zinc dependent phospholipase C family protein: protein MKLPVALLLVGLGFLCFPHALHAWTPGTHVVLGERMLSSLQTLPGSVAELLRAFPYDFLYGNIAADTTMAKKFAPADRHCHAWHVGLEVRDLAPNDALRAFGLGYLAHLAADVVAHNYYVPRQLVVSSSTRAMGHTWWEMRAELHLGDAVPQAARDLIRLDHRAADAHLERILSPTIFSVRTNRRLFRGMVRLTDSRAWQAGLQVAQDQSRWELPTTLITVHLDRAVEYVRAVLSSDLSPVYRSDPNGERAIMGSKAVRRDALRGHQNAGPEWIATVAEAHFGLPPAEIDRSISRETE, encoded by the coding sequence GTGAAGCTGCCGGTTGCCCTGCTTCTGGTCGGCCTCGGCTTCCTCTGCTTTCCGCACGCGCTGCATGCCTGGACTCCCGGCACCCACGTGGTGCTCGGCGAGCGGATGCTGAGTTCGCTGCAGACTCTCCCGGGGTCGGTCGCCGAACTGCTGCGCGCCTTCCCGTACGACTTTCTCTATGGCAACATCGCCGCCGACACCACGATGGCCAAGAAGTTTGCCCCCGCCGATCGCCACTGCCACGCGTGGCACGTCGGGCTGGAGGTCCGCGACCTCGCGCCGAACGATGCGTTGCGCGCCTTCGGGCTCGGCTATCTCGCCCATCTCGCCGCCGATGTGGTGGCGCACAACTACTACGTGCCACGCCAGCTGGTGGTGAGCAGTTCGACTCGTGCCATGGGGCACACCTGGTGGGAGATGCGCGCCGAGCTGCATCTCGGTGATGCCGTACCCCAGGCTGCTCGCGACCTGATTCGCCTCGACCATCGTGCGGCCGATGCGCACCTCGAACGGATCCTGTCGCCGACAATCTTCTCGGTGCGCACCAACCGACGCCTCTTCCGCGGCATGGTCCGCCTCACCGATTCGCGCGCCTGGCAGGCCGGACTGCAGGTCGCGCAGGATCAGAGCCGCTGGGAACTTCCCACCACACTGATCACGGTGCATCTCGATCGCGCCGTCGAATACGTCCGGGCTGTACTCTCCAGCGATCTGTCACCGGTGTATCGGTCCGACCCCAATGGCGAACGCGCAATCATGGGAAGCAAGGCGGTCCGTCGCGACGCGCTCCGCGGCCACCAGAACGCCGGGCCGGAGTGGATCGCGACCGTCGCCGAGGCGCACTTCGGGCTGCCGCCGGCCGAGATCGACCGTTCGATCAGTAGAGAAACGGAATGA
- the murA gene encoding UDP-N-acetylglucosamine 1-carboxyvinyltransferase: MPPRFVVTGRQPLAGTIRPAGNKNAALPVIAATLLAAEPVTLHNIPRIRDVETLLDLLVDLGATVDWAASNTLRVDTRGVRPKPLDPVLCTRIRASILLAGPLLARFGKVVLPPPGGDVIGRRRVDTHFLALERLGAAVTLGDSYTIEAKRLKGTDLFLDEPSVTGTENALMAAVMAEGRTTLRNAASEPHVQDTARFLVAIGASIEGIGSNTYTIDGGKALRGGEYTIGPDHIEIGSFIGLAAVTNGDLTITHVRPDDLRSTLLGFERLGVRVRIRGSELHVPAGQELRVHPDLGGHVPKLEDGPWPAFPADVMSIAVVAATQCEGMVLIHEKMFESRLFFVDKLIGMGARIVLCDPHRAVISGAARLHGGKVESPDIRAGMAMVIAALAAEGRSEIHNIGQIERGYERIDERLRALGAAIERVDN; encoded by the coding sequence ATGCCTCCGCGTTTCGTGGTGACAGGTCGCCAGCCGCTGGCCGGAACGATCCGGCCGGCCGGCAACAAGAACGCGGCCCTGCCGGTCATCGCAGCCACGCTCCTGGCAGCCGAGCCTGTCACGCTGCACAACATTCCCCGCATCCGCGACGTCGAGACCCTCCTCGATCTGCTGGTCGACCTCGGCGCCACGGTGGACTGGGCGGCCAGCAACACGCTGCGGGTCGATACCCGCGGAGTGCGCCCCAAGCCGCTCGACCCGGTCCTCTGCACCCGGATCCGCGCGTCGATCCTCCTCGCCGGCCCGCTCCTCGCCCGGTTCGGCAAAGTCGTGCTCCCCCCTCCGGGAGGAGACGTCATCGGGCGGCGTCGCGTCGACACCCATTTCCTCGCGCTCGAGCGCCTCGGCGCGGCGGTCACCCTCGGCGACAGCTACACGATCGAGGCGAAACGACTCAAGGGGACCGACCTCTTTCTCGACGAACCCAGCGTCACCGGGACCGAAAACGCCCTGATGGCGGCGGTCATGGCCGAGGGCCGGACCACCCTTCGGAACGCCGCGTCCGAGCCGCATGTCCAGGACACCGCGCGCTTTCTCGTGGCGATCGGCGCGTCGATCGAGGGAATCGGCAGCAACACCTACACGATCGACGGCGGCAAGGCGCTGCGCGGCGGTGAGTACACCATCGGTCCGGACCATATCGAAATCGGCTCGTTCATCGGCCTGGCGGCGGTGACGAACGGTGATCTCACCATCACCCACGTTCGCCCCGATGACCTTCGCAGCACGCTCCTCGGCTTCGAGCGGCTCGGTGTCCGCGTCCGCATCCGCGGGAGCGAACTTCATGTGCCAGCGGGTCAGGAGCTGCGGGTCCATCCCGACCTCGGCGGCCATGTGCCCAAGCTCGAAGATGGTCCGTGGCCGGCGTTTCCGGCCGACGTCATGTCGATTGCGGTCGTCGCGGCGACGCAGTGCGAGGGGATGGTGCTGATTCACGAAAAGATGTTCGAGTCGCGGCTCTTCTTCGTCGACAAGCTGATCGGCATGGGGGCGCGCATCGTCCTGTGCGATCCGCATCGCGCGGTGATCAGCGGCGCCGCGCGGTTGCACGGCGGCAAGGTCGAGTCGCCCGACATCCGCGCCGGCATGGCGATGGTGATCGCTGCGCTCGCGGCGGAGGGGCGCAGCGAAATCCACAACATCGGACAGATCGAGCGGGGATACGAGCGGATCGACGAGCGGCTGCGGGCCCTCGGCGCCGCGATCGAGCGTGTCGACAACTGA
- a CDS encoding polyphenol oxidase family protein, which translates to MPRWEVPGWRERFGISAGITGRGEDPADPFDLGLWTSQPVAKVMERWRQFRSTFPPDSSFVMAHQVHGTAVRWHDRAPASGGWTILEGLDGHATDTPGLILLVTVADCVPVYVAAPEHGVVALLHAGWRGTAGRILEQGIQRIREACGANADETVMHCGVAISGPCYEVGSEVTSAVGIPTTAPAKQHLDLRSILAEQGRQLGIGEVTVSGHCTAVESRSFFSHRRSGGSDGRMIAWLGIER; encoded by the coding sequence GTGCCGCGCTGGGAGGTTCCGGGGTGGCGTGAGCGGTTCGGCATCAGCGCCGGGATTACCGGCCGCGGCGAGGACCCAGCCGATCCATTCGACCTCGGACTCTGGACATCGCAGCCGGTCGCGAAGGTGATGGAGCGGTGGCGCCAGTTCCGCTCGACCTTCCCGCCCGACTCCTCCTTCGTGATGGCGCACCAAGTCCACGGCACAGCGGTTCGCTGGCACGATCGCGCGCCCGCGTCAGGCGGATGGACGATCCTGGAGGGATTGGATGGTCACGCGACCGATACCCCGGGACTGATCCTGCTGGTCACGGTCGCCGACTGCGTACCGGTGTATGTCGCGGCGCCGGAGCACGGAGTGGTGGCGCTGCTGCACGCCGGATGGCGCGGGACCGCCGGGAGAATTCTGGAGCAGGGAATTCAGCGGATCCGCGAGGCGTGTGGCGCAAATGCAGATGAGACCGTAATGCATTGTGGCGTTGCGATTTCCGGTCCCTGTTATGAAGTGGGTTCCGAAGTAACATCCGCAGTGGGAATTCCCACAACGGCCCCGGCGAAGCAGCATCTCGATCTCCGTTCGATCCTCGCCGAACAGGGGCGCCAGCTCGGGATCGGGGAGGTCACGGTCAGCGGACACTGCACCGCGGTCGAGTCCCGGAGTTTCTTCTCGCATCGGCGCTCGGGCGGGAGTGACGGCAGGATGATCGCGTGGCTCGGGATCGAACGGTGA
- the nusA gene encoding transcription termination factor NusA, whose product MATSADLVSAFRELSNAKQLDRSELLDLLRDGIHAALMKKYGPNVRFELNVDELQGTLQVIRLRQVVETIEDPSSQIGIDEARFEDPDFQAGDMLEEEVPFEVLGRLAVQAAKQRIIQRVREGERNRIRDEFANKVGDLLSGEIQQIERGKFVIMLNKFREAEAIVPYREQNHREHFHQGDTIRAVLKRLEETPKGPRLILSRGDPLFVIALFKLEVPEIQQAIVEVRGIAREVGSRTKVAVISRDDAIDPVGACVGLKGSRVQAVVNELGGERIDIVPWSPDPERFARLALAPARVAKVFSDPASKTIQAVVDEDQLSLAIGRNGQNVRLASELTGWKIDLYSSREWRERGGEGPLFALPAVEEEAETVVPLAQLEGLSPELVAVLDQARYTTLQDVIDLEPEEIARIPGMTPATTEELVKFLSELTEEEPDGGDAGRTA is encoded by the coding sequence ATGGCGACATCGGCCGACTTGGTATCCGCATTCCGCGAATTGTCGAATGCCAAGCAACTGGACCGCTCGGAATTGCTCGATTTGCTGCGCGACGGAATTCACGCCGCGCTGATGAAGAAGTACGGGCCCAATGTCCGCTTCGAGCTCAACGTTGACGAGTTGCAGGGGACGCTGCAGGTGATCCGGCTGCGCCAGGTCGTCGAGACGATCGAGGACCCGAGTTCGCAGATCGGAATCGACGAGGCGCGGTTCGAAGATCCGGACTTCCAGGCCGGCGACATGCTCGAAGAGGAAGTCCCGTTCGAGGTCCTCGGCAGGCTCGCGGTCCAGGCGGCCAAGCAGCGGATCATCCAGCGGGTGCGCGAAGGCGAACGGAACCGGATTCGTGACGAGTTCGCCAACAAGGTCGGCGATCTCCTCTCCGGCGAAATCCAGCAGATCGAACGCGGCAAGTTTGTGATCATGCTCAACAAGTTCCGCGAGGCGGAAGCGATCGTACCATATCGCGAACAGAACCATCGCGAACATTTCCATCAGGGCGACACTATCCGTGCCGTGCTCAAGCGGCTCGAGGAGACGCCCAAGGGTCCGCGGCTGATTCTTTCTCGCGGGGATCCGCTCTTCGTCATCGCGCTGTTCAAGCTGGAAGTGCCCGAGATTCAGCAGGCAATCGTCGAAGTGCGCGGCATCGCTCGCGAGGTCGGCAGCCGGACCAAGGTTGCGGTGATCTCCCGCGACGATGCGATTGACCCCGTCGGCGCGTGCGTCGGTCTCAAGGGGTCGCGAGTCCAGGCGGTCGTCAACGAACTCGGCGGCGAACGGATCGATATCGTGCCGTGGTCGCCCGATCCGGAGCGCTTCGCCCGGCTGGCATTGGCGCCGGCACGGGTGGCGAAGGTCTTCTCTGATCCCGCCAGTAAGACGATCCAGGCGGTGGTGGATGAGGACCAGCTGTCGCTGGCGATCGGTCGCAACGGGCAGAACGTGCGACTGGCATCGGAACTGACCGGTTGGAAGATCGACCTCTACTCGAGCCGCGAGTGGCGGGAGCGGGGTGGAGAAGGGCCGCTGTTCGCACTCCCCGCGGTGGAAGAAGAGGCGGAGACTGTCGTGCCGCTGGCGCAGCTCGAGGGGCTCTCGCCCGAGCTGGTCGCGGTGCTCGATCAGGCGCGCTACACCACGCTGCAGGACGTCATCGACCTCGAGCCGGAAGAGATCGCGAGAATCCCCGGCATGACGCCGGCGACGACCGAAGAACTGGTGAAGTTCCTCAGCGAACTGACCGAAGAGGAGCCAGACGGTGGCGACGCCGGGCGCACCGCATGA